One region of Deltaproteobacteria bacterium genomic DNA includes:
- a CDS encoding transposase: MGAAKYLKRWFWWATHSRIKPFRDFAWVLRRHEEGILAYFDLRVNNASVEAMNNNAKAISHRARGYRTEETFSLAMIHRLGKLELPQSQPHSIVEPNYIT, encoded by the coding sequence CTGGGGGCTGCCAAGTATCTGAAACGTTGGTTCTGGTGGGCAACCCACAGCAGGATAAAACCCTTTAGAGACTTTGCCTGGGTGCTGAGGCGGCATGAAGAGGGAATACTCGCTTACTTCGATCTCAGAGTCAATAATGCCTCCGTAGAAGCCATGAATAACAATGCCAAAGCAATCAGCCACAGGGCTCGGGGTTATAGGACCGAAGAAACCTTCTCGTTGGCGATGATTCACCGACTCGGCAAGCTCGAATTACCACAATCTCAGCCACATTCTATTGTGGAGCCAAATTATATAACATAG
- a CDS encoding type II toxin-antitoxin system RelE/ParE family toxin: MYKIELSRKAARFYQKTDTVTARRLNLAFAKLSQDPFKHYNIKRLRGELEGSYRLRVGDIRLVYSVNDNENIVYIEVIRFRGDVYRR, translated from the coding sequence ATGTATAAAATAGAGCTCTCCAGAAAGGCTGCCAGATTTTATCAAAAAACTGATACCGTCACAGCCAGACGGCTTAACCTTGCTTTCGCCAAATTATCCCAGGACCCTTTCAAACATTACAACATCAAACGGTTGCGGGGAGAGCTGGAGGGCAGCTATCGACTGAGAGTGGGAGACATCCGGCTCGTCTACTCTGTGAATGACAACGAAAATATCGTCTATATCGAGGTTATTCGATTCCGAGGTGATGTGTATAGGAGATAA